The DNA window TATCGCATTACCCAGCACATGGCTATTTACTCACCTCTCACAGGCGCCCGATTTGGTCCCAGAGCTATAagacaagcttcttctcgtcaGACGTCGCTACGCGCATTCAACCCGCGCGCAAACATCAATCCCTACCAGAACTGGGCGAAAATCATTGACTGCGGAGATATTCCCATCACGCCGTTTGACAACAATATTGCCACCGAGCAGATGACACAGGCCTTCAAGAATCTTGGCAGGGCTCAGCCGATAAGCTCTCTAAGCAAAGGTCGACCGAAGCTCATCACTCTCGGCGGCGATCACAGTTTGGCACTGCCTGCGCTGAGGTCGTTGAAAGAGATTTACGGCAAGCCGGTTCGGGTACTGCATTTTGACGGTATGTGCCACGATATACCCAGCTGAGAGTAGAAGACAAAATTAATTGACGATAGCTCACTTGGACACCTGGAATCCCGCCGCATACCCGTCAGCCTGGGGATCAACGCATTTCACTCACGGCTCCATGTTCTGGATGGCCAACCAGGAGGGACTTTTGTCAAACTCATCGACAGGCCAGTCTGTCCACGCTGGTCTGCGCACCCGTCTCAGCGGCTCCGACTGGGCCGATCACGAATCGGATACCGCCCAGAACTGGGTGCGCTATGCGGCCGACGAGATTGACGATATTGGTACACAGGGCATTATTGACGGTATCATGTCGGTGTTGGGGACCGAGGACCCGGTCTATCTGTCTGTCGATATCGATGTGCTGGATCCCGCTTTCGCACCTGGCACTGGAACTCCTGAGCCCGGCGGCTGGACTACCAGAGAGTTTATCCGAATTTTGAGGGGAATTGAAGGATTGAATATTGTCGGTGCCGACGTGGTGGAGGTCAGTCCGGCCTATCAGGGACGAGGTGAAGAGACGGcgttggcagcagcgcaggTTGTGTATGAGATTCTGAGTTCCATTGTCAAGAGGGGCTTGGAAGACGGAGCCAGGGAGAAGACGGATACAAAGGATGAGTTATGATGCATGTAAATAAGGGTGTACTATTAGATAGTGTCTCTCAAGCAGAGTGTATTATAATTACGTGCAAACGAGGGTCCAAATCAATTGACGTGCCCGGTAAATACGGAATGACTAAACCTAATGACAATAAACACTTCCTAAAGGATTTTCTTGCACTTGCTATTCTTCTGACAAACAATCAGCGATATACTATTGATCGTGTCTTTGGTAAGCATTACGAAATGCGTAGCCGTCGTGACTCTTCGCATTTGCTTCTGATTATGCGGCAATGGCGGAGCTCTACCCCTCTTCTAAGGCAAATCAAGAGGCTATAATGTGGAATCAAGCCCAATCAAGCACCGGTAGAGAAGAATCGCCTTCTAGTGTATGCAAGGGCAATATACAAAATGGGACAAGCGCATGTAGCGTCAGCTTCTGCTACCACACGATGCTATTCTCTCCATAGAGTAGGGAAGTATTGCATATCCAAGATACATACATGACGTAGATTCGCTAATGCGGCCACTAGTTGCTTTACACGTCGCGGTAATATGTGCAGTAGCTTCTTCTATGCCATTGGATAGGCAGGTTTACTTCATGATACATGTCTTATTCACGTAAGCCGTTCAATTATTAGTCAGACCATCGCAGCCCTCAACAGCTCGCTCATATAAAGAACTTGGCTGCCCATTTCCGAAGCAGCCAAAACATTTCTCTGTTATTCTCCACATACACAGAGTTGCTTACAACTAATTCATCCATTGATCTTCTACACCTTGACTCGACAGCCGGCCTACCTATACAAGCCTTGAGAATGTCAACACCCACCCTCAAGCACGTCTTCACAATGGCAATCACGCCAAAAGCACCAGTCAATGTCGGCGAAACTCCAAGAGGAAAGGCAAATTGGTTCGAAATCACGGGTGGTACAATCACTGGCGTAGATGGCACCCATATTGCAGATGTAAACGCGGGCGGAGGAGACTATCTCACTCGATTCGTCGATGACAATGTCGCTGAGGTGGATCTGCGGCTAATCGCCAAAGACTCGAATGGAGAGCTGTTACGCCTCACCGTATCGGGATTCGACTATCTTGATCGAGCAACTATGCTGGCTTTGGATGGCCGAGCAGGAGAGGATCCGGGCAATAATACGACAGGCATCACGGAGCCGTACGGCTTTGAGATAGTCAAGTGCAGCACGGCGAGTCAAGAGTACAGGTGGATGAACTTTGCCGTCTTGATTGCGCGTGTAAGTTTCATCATGGGGGCTGCCGGTATTGAAAGTGTCGAATACAAGGTATTCCACGTAACAAACTAGGCTCGcctattatattaaaagatgAATATACTTATTGCTCTTGCCTATATGCCAAACTTGGCACTATGCAATCATCAAGTGTAAAATGTGAATCATACTGTATACACCGAGTTAGTTTTACAGATGCTAGAGCATTTATTGATACCTTGTCAACAGACCTACCCGCTATTAGTGCCCGGCCGTGTGGTTGGCGGCTTTTTTTAACCATAAATTCTAACCTTGCCAGAGAGAGGCCTTGGCAGCGGAGCTGAACAACAACCGCAGCCAGCCGATCGGATCAGACATGGATCCCTGACTCATAAAAAGGAACACGTTTTCGATGACTTGTGGTGTATTATCCCGATTAGGACATTCCCGAGGGCATTCCTATTCCTATCCACGCATTCATCTGTTTCTGTCCTGTCTCCGCCGC is part of the Trichoderma atroviride chromosome 1, complete sequence genome and encodes:
- a CDS encoding uncharacterized protein (SECRETED:SignalP(1-20)); amino-acid sequence: MKFITWLSILALAGSGYSCGRHGDEKEWSKEELDELEAKWGHEWAFNGIGSFAHLDYVKCLTNPQEKYDIAIIGAPFDTAVSFRPGARFGPRAIRQASSRQTSLRAFNPRANINPYQNWAKIIDCGDIPITPFDNNIATEQMTQAFKNLGRAQPISSLSKGRPKLITLGGDHSLALPALRSLKEIYGKPVRVLHFDAHLDTWNPAAYPSAWGSTHFTHGSMFWMANQEGLLSNSSTGQSVHAGLRTRLSGSDWADHESDTAQNWVRYAADEIDDIGTQGIIDGIMSVLGTEDPVYLSVDIDVLDPAFAPGTGTPEPGGWTTREFIRILRGIEGLNIVGADVVEVSPAYQGRGEETALAAAQVVYEILSSIVKRGLEDGAREKTDTKDEL
- a CDS encoding uncharacterized protein (EggNog:ENOG41), whose amino-acid sequence is MSTPTLKHVFTMAITPKAPVNVGETPRGKANWFEITGGTITGVDGTHIADVNAGGGDYLTRFVDDNVAEVDLRLIAKDSNGELLRLTVSGFDYLDRATMLALDGRAGEDPGNNTTGITEPYGFEIVKCSTASQEYRWMNFAVLIARVSFIMGAAGIESVEYKVFHVTN